In one window of Miscanthus floridulus cultivar M001 chromosome 12, ASM1932011v1, whole genome shotgun sequence DNA:
- the LOC136495461 gene encoding LOW QUALITY PROTEIN: uncharacterized protein (The sequence of the model RefSeq protein was modified relative to this genomic sequence to represent the inferred CDS: substituted 2 bases at 2 genomic stop codons), with the protein MDPRFPPPAPSICFGGGGAGGHHRRAHSETFIRLPDADLLLDPDADFGFSDIDFPSLSDDSPVASDPTPQPQAPPQQPLSQXXQVASPASAAPPRPPSGAHMRSLSLDAAFFDGLSLQGGGVAGHKRSGSMDGSTSSSREEEGAGAWASSDAEACAGVSRGVRPRREEG; encoded by the coding sequence ATGGACCCGCGCTtcccgccgccggcgccgtcgATCTGCTTCGGCGGGGGTGGGGCTGGGGGGCACCACCGGCGGGCGCACTCGGAGACGTTCATCCGGCTGCCCGACGCGGACCTGCTGCTGGACCCGGACGCGGACTTCGGCTTCTCCGACATCGACTTCCCCTCGCTCTCCGACGACTCGCCCGTGGCGTCGGACCCGACGCCGCAGCCCCAGGCGCCGCCCCAGCAGCCGCTGTCGCAGTAGTAGCAGGTGGCTTCCCCGGCGTCTGCGGCGCCACCGAGGCCGCCGAGCGGGGCGCACATGCGGAGCCTCTCCCTCGACGCCGCCTTCTTCGACGGCCTCTCGCTGCAGGGAGGCGGCGTGGCAGGGCACAAGAGGAGCGGCTCCATGGACGGGTCCACCTCGTCGTCGCGGGAGGAGGAGGGCGCCGGCGCCTGGGCTTCCTCCGACGCGGAGGCGTGCGCGGGTGTCAGTCGCGGGGTCAGGCCTCGGAGGGAAGAGGGATGA
- the LOC136497900 gene encoding ubiquitin carboxyl-terminal hydrolase 3-like yields MALTSPASASAPASAGDRWPPLESTPEVFNQFMWSLGVPKHDVEFHDVYGLDADALDIVPQPVLAVVLCFPDPPQDASYPSEQLLFSGEKETQDQVYFIKQIESLGNACGTVALLHAVGNVSSEVNLVENSCLDLFFKSTSSMDPYERAVCLEKDDAMARAHSLVANAGVTELSDLVEEHYICFVSVNGTLYELDGMKDGPIKHRSCSSISLLQDVVPVIKAIMCNIPDSINFNLMVLSRKEK; encoded by the exons ATGGCGCTGACGTCGCCCGCCTCCGCgtcggctccggcctccgccgGCGATCGATGGCCGCCGCTGGAGTCTACTCCCGAAGTTTTCAATCAG TTCATGTGGTCGCTAGGCGTCCCGAAGCACGACGTGGAGTTCCATGATGTGTACGGACTCGACGCCGACGCGTTGGATATTGTTCCCCAGCCTGTGCTCGCCGTTGTTCTCTGCTTCCCCGATCCACCACAG GATGCAAGTTACCCTTCAGAACAACTCTTATTTTCTGGAGAAAAG GAAACACAGGACCAGGTTTACTTTATAAAACAGATTGAATCATTGGGAAATGCTTGTGGAACTGTTGCTCTACTCCATGCTGTTGGAAATGTATCTTCAGAAGTCAATTTAG TGGAGAATTCATGCTTGGACTTGTTCTTCAAATCAACTTCTAGCATGGACCCATATGAG CGTGCTGTGTGTCTGGAGAAGGATGATGCCATGGCAAGGGCTCACTCACTGGTTGCCAATGCTGGTGTCACAGAG CTCAGTGATCTTGTAGAAGAGCACTACATTTGTTTTGTGTCTGTCAATG GAACACTTTATGAGCTTGATGGGATGAAGGATGGACCTATAAAGCACAGATCCTGTTCTTCTATAAGTTTGCTGCAG GATGTTGTTCCTGTCATTAAGGCCATCATGTGCAATATCCCCGACTCAATCAACTTCAATCTTATGGTGCTGTCAAGGAAAGAAAAATAA